A genome region from Panthera leo isolate Ple1 chromosome A2, P.leo_Ple1_pat1.1, whole genome shotgun sequence includes the following:
- the LOC122213292 gene encoding olfactory receptor 7D4-like — MNEFIAYGAILFCHCLNIILASSQAISINHMEAGNQTAISKFILLGLSEDINLQPLLFGLFLYMYLVCVLGNLLIVLAISSDPHLHTPMYFFLTNLSLTDICFTSTTVLKMLVNIQTRSNAITYEGCLTQMCFFMIFAGLDNLLLTVMAYDRFVAVCHPLHYLVIMNPSLCGLLLLLSWLICLTYSLLQSLMVLRVAFCKETEIPHFFCELAQILKLACSDTLVNDILLYFVTGLLGVIPLTGILFSYSRIISCIMGISSAVGKYKAFSTCGSHLLVVSLFYGAGLGVYLTSGTAHPSRKGSIASVMYTVVTPTLNPFIYSLRNRDMKGALRRLFRRGAYFQ; from the coding sequence ATGAACGAGTTTATTGCGTATGGCGCAATCTTGTTTTGTCACTGTCTTAACATTATTCTTGCCTCTTCCCAGGCAATTTCCATAAATCATATGGAAGCAGGGAACCAAACAGCTATTTCAAAATTCATCCTTCTGGGGCTTTCAGAAGATATAAACCTGCAGCCCCTCCTTTTTGGGCTGTTTCTCTATATGTACCTGGTCTGTGTTTTAGGGAACCTGCTCATCGTTCTGGCCATCAGCTctgacccccacctccacacccccatgtacttcttcctcaccaACCTGTCCCTCACTGATATCTGTTTCACCTCCACCACTGTCCTCAAGATGTTAGTGAACATCCAGACACGGAGCAACGCCATTACGTATGAAGGCTGCCTTACCCAAATgtgttttttcatgatttttgctGGATTAGATAATTTGCTACTGACCGTGATGGCCTATGATCGGTTTGTGGCCGTCTGTCACCCCCTGCACTACCTGGTCATCATGAACCCTAGCCTCTGTGGTCTCCTGCTTCTGCTTTCTTGGTTAATCTGCCTGACATATTCTTTGTTGCAAAGTCTGATGGTTTTGAGGGTGGCCTTCTGCAAAGAGACAGAAATCCCCCACTTCTTCTGTGAACTTGCTCAGATCCTCAAGCTTGCCTGTTCTGACACCCTTGTCAATGACATCCTACTGTATTTTGTAACTGGCCTGTTGGGTGTTATTCCCCTGACTGGGATCCTTTTCTCTTATTCTAGAATTATCTCCTGCATAATGGGCATTTCTTCTGCTGTGGGGAAGTACAAAGCCTTTTCCACCTGTGGGTCCCACCTCTTGGTGGTCTCCTTGTTCTATGGTGCAGGCCTTGGGGTCTACCTCACTTCTGGAACAGCCCATCCATCCAGAAAGGGTTCAATAGCCTCAGTGATGTACACAGTGGTCACCCCCACgctgaaccccttcatctacagcctgaggaacaggGACATGAAAGGGGCTCTGAGGAGACTTTTCAGGAGAGGAGCTTACTTCCAGTGA